From one Physeter macrocephalus isolate SW-GA chromosome 18, ASM283717v5, whole genome shotgun sequence genomic stretch:
- the LOC102979543 gene encoding LOW QUALITY PROTEIN: myb/SANT-like DNA-binding domain-containing protein 4 (The sequence of the model RefSeq protein was modified relative to this genomic sequence to represent the inferred CDS: inserted 1 base in 1 codon; deleted 2 bases in 1 codon) produces MATKLDSADAADALMQPPYEASVGRFRQRRRHSVMCSGYCLWSRWATIFQILIGVEQMKTKQLKRKRKSNFNVQETQTLLKEITKRKEVIFSKQFPTTINAMKQMAWEEIAQCVXEGKQRTGTEVKRRYLDWRALMTRKRMKANVKLVGSGFPLPTSDLDDSPLTEELDEKIGFRNDTNFDWQNMADFRDAGGSLTEVKVEEEERDPQSPEFEIEEEEEMLSSVIPDSRRESELTDFPHIDEFFTLNSTPSRCAYDEPHLLVNIEKQKLELEKQRLDIEAERLQVEKERLQIEKETLRQLDLEHEWLQLEKEWLQIEREKLRLQIVTSEKPSLENELGQGEKSIYQPQGIETEKLKLERECLQLEKDRLQFLKFESEKLQIEKERLQVERERLRMQKDGHLQ; encoded by the exons GGCTACCAAGTTGGACAGTGCGG atgctgcaGATGCCCTGATGCAGCCTCCATATGAGGCGAGCGTGGGGAGGTTCCGTCAGCGTCGTAGGCACAGTGTTATGTGTTCAGGATACTGCCTTTGGAGCAGGTGGGCTACCATCTTCCAGATCCTCATAGGGGTGGAGCAAATg AAAACGAAGcaattgaaaaggaaaaggaaaagcaatttcAATGTACAAGAAACTCAGACCCttttgaaagaaattacaaagaggaaagaagTCATTTTTTCCAAGCAGTTCCCTACAACAATTAATGCGATGAAGCAAATGGCTTGGGAGGAGATTGCACAGTGtg aagaaggaaaacagagaacaGGGACAGAAGTGAAAAGGAGGTACCTTGACTGGCGAGCACTTATGACGAGAAAGAGGATGAAGGCAAACGTTAAGCTAGTTGGTTCGGGGTTTCCCCTTCCCACATCCGATTTAGATGACTCTCCTCTCACTGAAGAGTTAGATGAAAAGATTGGATTCCGAAATGATACAAATTTTGATTGGCAAAATATGGCAGATTTCAGGGatgcaggtggatccttaactgAGGtcaaagtggaagaggaagaaagagatccCCAGAGTCCTGAATTTGagattgaagaggaagaagaaatgttgTCATCAGTCATACCAGATTCCAGGAGGGAAAGTGAACTAACTGATTTCCCCCACATTGATGAGTTTTTTACTCTGAATTCAACACCATCTAGGTGCGCATATGATGAGCCCCATTTGCTTGTAAACATAGAGAAACAGAAACTAGAATTGGAAAAACAACGGCTTGATATTGAGGCTGAAAGACTGCAGGTAGAGAAGGAACGCCTACAGATTGAGAAAGAGACGCTGCGACAGTTAGACCTGGAGCATGAATGGCTTCAGCTGGAGAAGGAGTGGCTGCAGATTGAAAGAGAGAAGTTGAGGTTACAGATAGTCACCTCAGAGAAaccatctttggaaaatgaaCTTGGTCAAGGAGAAAAGTCCATATATCAACCACAGGGTATagaaacagagaagttaaaacttGAGAGAGAATGCTTGCAACTGGAAAAAGATAGgctgcagtttttaaaatttgagtcaGAGAAGCTGCAGATTGAAAAGGAGCGCTTacaagta gagagagagagactacgAATGCAGAAGGATGGACACTTGCAGTGA